The Kosmotoga olearia TBF 19.5.1 sequence TGCGTGTCATCCTGAACTTGATTCAGGATCTCGTTCTTAAAAAACAAGATTCTGGATAAAACATTTCCAGAATGACTATCTTTACCCACTCCGAAGGAGTTATCGAGTAGGAGGGGGGATTCCCCCCCTCCTACTCGATCTCGCGTCAGCGTGCTTACCAGATTCTCGTATTCTTATCACGAGTTCGAGACAACCACGAGCAGTTCGCGTCCGCCGTGCAGCGCCAAGCCTTGTAAACATTACCTTTTCTTTGGTCTGCCTCTTGGCCTTCTTTTCAGTGGGAGGCCCAAAACCTCTTCAAATTTAGCAATTTTTTCGTCGTTAAAAAATAGTCTTCCAGTAGAAGTATTCCTTCGTATATTAGAAAGAAAATCATTACTATCCGGATATCCAAGATATTCTTTCCATCCGTCAGGATTCCAGTTAAATCCAAAATCTGACAAATCGCTTAAGTGAAGAAAATGAGGACTTTCCCTCCGTGTGTCCCCATTTTCTTTTACACGTACTCCAGCGCTCGACCATTCATAATCCCAGGGAAGTTCAACCATCTTTGCTCTCACGGGATTTCTCTCAACATATTTGACGGCCGAAATAGCATGTTCATGATCGAGAGGGCAGGAAAAGAATCTTCCCTGCCAAAGATGCCCTGTTCTATGGTGTTTTCGGTTGAAATACTGTGAGTATCTCATATGAGCGTACTTAAAAGCCATGGCTAGAGAATCTTCTCTTTCAGGGACAGCGATAAAATGAACATGATTGGTCATGAGGCAATACGCATATATCTTGAGCCCGTATTTGGTTGAATATTCCTTAATGAGCTCAAGGTACTTGATTCTGTCTTCAGGATCCTCAAAGATGTTCTGACGATAATTTCCCCTTTGGGTTACATGATGAGCAATACCCTCGAGAACAACCCTCGCGCTTCTTGGCATTTCATCCACCACCTGGCAACCAAGATACCCGATCATACCATAAAATATTGGAGTCTGTCCCTATTTTTCTCCTATTTTTCTCCGTTCCTATTTTTCTCCGCTCCAACTGCAAAGCAGCTCTTTTATAAAACTTTGATCGGAATTCTGCTTTGGATCATGTTTTTATTGAATCTAATTATTTTCCCTCGTTCAGTTTCTTTCCAGCACTTTTCATCATGAGTCAATTCTGATAATTTCCTTGAACTTAATTTTCCATAAGTCTTTAAGACAGAATCGATTATTAAAGATTCTCCTTTTGAAATAACTTTAGCTGGTTTGTATTCACGGTAGTCCAAAAAATGTTCTTTATCTTGGTTGTCTGAAATAACGCCCTTTTTCTTGAGATATCCAAGGATAATGTCGTAGTTATAAGGTGTTGGACCATATATGTTAGCCTTATATCGCAATCCAAAAATAGATTTACCGGTTTTCAC is a genomic window containing:
- a CDS encoding transposase, encoding MPRSARVVLEGIAHHVTQRGNYRQNIFEDPEDRIKYLELIKEYSTKYGLKIYAYCLMTNHVHFIAVPEREDSLAMAFKYAHMRYSQYFNRKHHRTGHLWQGRFFSCPLDHEHAISAVKYVERNPVRAKMVELPWDYEWSSAGVRVKENGDTRRESPHFLHLSDLSDFGFNWNPDGWKEYLGYPDSNDFLSNIRRNTSTGRLFFNDEKIAKFEEVLGLPLKRRPRGRPKKR